Proteins encoded by one window of Micromonospora coxensis:
- a CDS encoding Gfo/Idh/MocA family protein, protein MLRFGLFGTGHWAAETHAAAIDAHPRADLVGVWGRNPERAAALADRHGVPAYDDVDALLDACDAVAVALPPDVQVDIAVRAAIAGRHLLLDKPLALNLADADRLVAAAQQSGVASVVFFTQRFHPNITGFLASTAAAGGWQHARATMFASIYQPGNPYGDSQWRREHGALWDIGPHALSIILPVLGRVTRVAAMDGPSGLVHLLLTHDGGATSALSLTLDAPRAAMTRDFVFFGENGTETVPPADGSALTAFGTAIDQLVEEIDAGTRDHRCDVRFGREVVEILAAAEAARRAGRTLDL, encoded by the coding sequence GTGCTGCGGTTCGGTTTGTTCGGCACCGGCCACTGGGCGGCGGAGACGCACGCCGCGGCGATCGACGCGCACCCGCGCGCCGACCTCGTCGGGGTCTGGGGGCGCAACCCGGAGCGGGCCGCCGCGCTCGCCGATCGGCACGGCGTGCCGGCGTACGACGACGTCGACGCGCTGCTCGACGCGTGCGACGCGGTGGCGGTGGCGCTCCCACCGGACGTGCAGGTCGACATCGCCGTACGCGCCGCCATCGCCGGCCGTCACCTGCTGCTGGACAAGCCCCTCGCGCTGAATCTCGCCGACGCCGACCGGTTGGTCGCCGCCGCGCAGCAGTCCGGGGTCGCCTCGGTGGTCTTCTTCACCCAGCGGTTCCACCCGAACATCACCGGCTTCCTCGCCTCGACCGCCGCGGCCGGCGGCTGGCAGCACGCGCGGGCGACCATGTTCGCCTCGATCTACCAGCCCGGCAACCCGTACGGCGACTCGCAGTGGCGGCGCGAGCACGGCGCCCTCTGGGACATCGGCCCGCACGCGCTGTCGATCATCCTGCCGGTGCTCGGCCGGGTGACCCGGGTCGCCGCGATGGACGGGCCGAGCGGGCTGGTGCACCTGCTGCTCACCCACGACGGCGGCGCGACCAGCGCGCTCTCGCTCACCCTGGACGCGCCGCGCGCGGCGATGACCCGCGACTTCGTCTTCTTCGGCGAGAACGGCACCGAAACCGTCCCGCCGGCCGACGGTAGCGCGCTGACCGCGTTCGGCACGGCGATCGACCAGCTCGTCGAGGAGATCGACGCGGGCACCCGGGACCACCGCTGCGACGTGCGCTTCGGTCGGGAGGTGGTGGAGATCCTGGCCGCCGCCGAGGCGGCCCGCCGGGCGGGGCGCACCCTCGACCTCTGA
- the fabG gene encoding 3-oxoacyl-ACP reductase FabG, translating into MSEEPRVAIVTGAARGIGAATARRLAADGMAVAVVDIEESATKETVDAIAAAGGRALGVGADVSDRAQVEAAVERVAAELGAPTVLVNNAGVLRDNLLFKMTDADWDTVMGVHLRGAFLFSQAAQKHMVERKWGRIVNLSSTSALGNRGQANYSAAKAGLQGFTKTLAIELGPFGVTVNAVAPGFIVTDMTAATAARMKVDFDALQEHAAAEIPVRRPGRPEDVAHTISFLVSEGASFVSGQVIYVAGGPKD; encoded by the coding sequence ATGTCGGAGGAGCCCCGCGTCGCCATCGTGACGGGAGCCGCGCGCGGCATCGGCGCGGCCACCGCCCGCCGGCTGGCCGCCGACGGCATGGCCGTCGCCGTGGTCGACATCGAGGAGTCGGCGACCAAGGAGACGGTGGACGCGATCGCCGCCGCCGGTGGCCGCGCCCTCGGCGTCGGCGCCGACGTGTCGGACCGGGCCCAGGTGGAGGCCGCCGTCGAGCGGGTCGCCGCCGAACTGGGCGCGCCGACCGTGCTGGTCAACAACGCCGGTGTGCTCCGCGACAACCTGCTGTTCAAGATGACCGACGCCGACTGGGACACCGTCATGGGCGTGCACCTGCGGGGCGCCTTCCTGTTCAGCCAGGCCGCGCAGAAGCACATGGTCGAGCGGAAGTGGGGCCGGATCGTCAACCTGTCCAGCACCTCCGCGCTGGGCAACCGGGGGCAGGCGAACTACTCCGCCGCCAAGGCCGGCCTCCAGGGCTTCACCAAGACCCTCGCCATCGAGCTGGGCCCGTTCGGCGTCACCGTCAACGCGGTCGCGCCGGGCTTCATCGTCACCGACATGACCGCCGCCACCGCCGCCCGGATGAAGGTCGACTTCGACGCGCTCCAGGAGCACGCCGCCGCCGAGATCCCGGTGCGTCGCCCCGGCCGCCCCGAGGACGTCGCGCACACCATCTCGTTCCTGGTCAGCGAGGGGGCGTCCTTCGTCTCCGGCCAGGTCATCTACGTCGCCGGCGGCCCCAAGGACTGA
- a CDS encoding alpha-amylase family protein: MGDRWYSEAVVYCLDIDTYADSDGDGVGDIRGLIGRLDYLARLGVTCLWLHPIHPSPNRDDGYDVTDFYNVDPRFGTLGDFAELLHQAQNRGIRVIIDLVVNHTSDEHPWFQSARSSPDSPYRDWYVWSDTEPDDRRQGMVFPGEQHETWSYDRTAKAWYYHRFYKYQPDLNMANPKVREEVKKIVSFWLQLGVSGFRMDAVPFIIELTEPGNPNSPKDFEFLTELRQHVQWRRGDAVLLAEANVEPDQLPAFFGDGSGSGNRIHMLFDFMLNGRLMLALARQDPEPVIEALRDTPTLPTGGQWATFLRNHDEIDLSRLTAEQRNQVYAEFGPEEHMRIYDRGIRRRLAPMLGNDRRRIELAYALQFSLRGTPVLRYGEEIGMGEDLSLSGRQAIRTPMQWSYKENAGFSTAEPEKLVRPVIDKGDFSFQRVNVTAQRNDPKSLLAWFERMIRTLREAPEIGSGSTTHIDVPMPPGVLAHRADGPTGTMVFLHNLGTEDVEVDLGSLAPEADLPIDVLADRGYGEVGKLDSLKLAGYGYRWIRLCRGAAF; this comes from the coding sequence ATGGGTGACAGGTGGTACTCCGAGGCGGTCGTCTACTGCCTCGACATCGACACGTACGCGGACTCCGACGGCGACGGGGTGGGTGACATCCGTGGGCTGATCGGCCGGCTCGACTACCTGGCCCGGCTGGGGGTGACCTGCCTGTGGCTGCACCCGATCCACCCGTCACCGAACCGCGACGACGGCTACGACGTCACCGACTTCTACAACGTCGACCCCCGCTTCGGCACCCTCGGCGACTTCGCCGAGCTGCTGCACCAGGCGCAGAACCGGGGCATCCGGGTGATCATCGACCTGGTGGTCAACCACACCTCGGACGAGCACCCCTGGTTCCAGTCCGCCCGCTCCTCGCCCGACTCGCCGTACCGCGACTGGTACGTCTGGTCCGACACCGAGCCGGACGACCGCCGGCAGGGCATGGTCTTCCCCGGTGAGCAGCACGAGACGTGGAGCTACGACCGGACCGCGAAGGCCTGGTACTACCACCGGTTCTACAAGTACCAACCCGACCTCAACATGGCGAACCCGAAGGTCCGCGAGGAGGTCAAGAAGATCGTCTCGTTCTGGCTCCAGCTCGGCGTCTCCGGCTTCCGGATGGACGCGGTGCCGTTCATCATCGAGCTGACCGAACCGGGCAACCCGAACTCGCCCAAGGACTTCGAGTTCCTGACCGAGCTGCGCCAGCACGTGCAGTGGCGTCGCGGCGACGCCGTCCTGCTCGCCGAGGCCAACGTGGAGCCCGACCAGCTCCCCGCCTTCTTCGGCGACGGATCCGGTTCCGGCAACCGCATCCACATGCTCTTCGACTTCATGCTCAACGGCCGGCTCATGCTGGCGCTGGCCCGCCAGGACCCGGAGCCGGTGATCGAGGCGCTGCGGGACACCCCGACGCTGCCCACCGGCGGGCAGTGGGCCACCTTCCTGCGCAACCACGACGAGATCGACCTCTCCCGGCTCACCGCCGAGCAGCGCAACCAGGTGTACGCCGAGTTCGGCCCCGAGGAGCACATGCGCATCTACGACCGGGGCATCCGACGCCGGCTCGCCCCGATGCTCGGCAACGACCGCCGGCGCATCGAGCTGGCGTACGCGCTGCAGTTCTCGCTGCGCGGCACGCCGGTGCTGCGCTACGGCGAGGAGATCGGCATGGGCGAGGACCTGTCGCTGTCCGGCCGGCAGGCCATCCGTACCCCGATGCAGTGGTCGTACAAGGAGAACGCGGGGTTCTCCACGGCGGAGCCGGAGAAGCTGGTCCGGCCGGTGATCGACAAGGGCGACTTCAGCTTCCAGCGGGTCAACGTGACCGCCCAGCGCAACGACCCGAAGTCGCTGCTGGCCTGGTTCGAGCGGATGATCCGTACGCTCCGCGAGGCCCCGGAGATCGGCTCGGGCTCCACCACCCACATCGACGTGCCGATGCCGCCGGGAGTGCTGGCGCACCGCGCCGACGGGCCCACCGGCACCATGGTCTTCCTGCACAACCTCGGCACCGAGGACGTCGAGGTCGACCTCGGCTCGCTCGCCCCGGAGGCGGACCTGCCGATCGACGTCCTCGCCGACCGGGGTTACGGCGAGGTGGGCAAGCTCGACAGCCTCAAGCTGGCCGGCTACGGCTACCGCTGGATCCGGCTGTGCCGGGGAGCCGCGTTCTGA
- a CDS encoding DUF1349 domain-containing protein, whose translation MTQHAEEALRDVDWDTGEWLHAPVRVTRTDEGDLLVEPGAETDFWRHTSYGFVHDDGPALLAALPAGAAVEVSFRLDYAAQFDQAGVLVRVDERNWVKAGVEVSDGQPQVGAVVTREVSDWSVAPVPEWAGREVTVRASRDGDALTVRARVDDEPWRLVRLAPLAPEAAALAGPYCCSPTRGGLTVRFTGWRRGPADRALHPEH comes from the coding sequence ATGACGCAGCACGCCGAGGAGGCACTCCGGGACGTCGACTGGGACACCGGCGAGTGGTTGCACGCCCCGGTCCGGGTGACACGGACCGACGAGGGCGACCTGCTGGTGGAGCCGGGCGCGGAGACGGACTTCTGGCGGCACACCAGCTACGGCTTCGTGCACGACGACGGACCGGCGCTGCTCGCCGCGCTGCCCGCCGGCGCCGCCGTCGAGGTGAGCTTCCGGTTGGACTACGCCGCGCAGTTCGACCAGGCCGGGGTGCTGGTCCGGGTGGACGAGCGGAACTGGGTCAAGGCCGGGGTGGAGGTCAGCGACGGCCAGCCGCAGGTGGGGGCGGTGGTCACCCGGGAGGTCTCCGACTGGTCGGTGGCCCCGGTGCCGGAGTGGGCGGGGCGGGAGGTGACCGTCCGGGCCAGCCGGGACGGTGACGCGCTGACCGTCCGGGCCCGGGTGGACGACGAGCCGTGGCGGCTGGTCCGGCTCGCCCCGCTCGCGCCGGAGGCGGCGGCGCTGGCCGGGCCGTACTGCTGCTCGCCGACACGGGGTGGGCTGACCGTCCGGTTCACCGGCTGGCGTCGGGGGCCGGCCGACCGCGCGCTGCACCCGGAGCACTGA
- a CDS encoding DedA family protein — MAHAQNVDPNQFTGLTGWVAGVIDSLGALGVAFLVALESIIPPIPSEIVLAMAGYLASEGRFNLVLIVLAATAGSLAGALVLYWVGAALGEDRLKHWLDRLPLVDLDDLEKADRWFERYGRWAVLIGRVVPVVRSLVSVPAGANRMPMGEFVLLTTLGSGVWNALIVGLGYALGSRWEDVDRYSSWFNYAIFVVFAFMIASWAMKKLRRRRARRERESVTSGR; from the coding sequence ATGGCGCACGCCCAGAACGTGGACCCGAACCAGTTCACCGGGCTGACCGGGTGGGTGGCCGGCGTCATCGACTCGCTCGGCGCGCTCGGGGTCGCCTTCCTGGTGGCCCTGGAGAGCATCATCCCGCCCATCCCCAGCGAGATCGTGCTGGCGATGGCCGGCTACCTGGCCAGTGAGGGCCGGTTCAACCTCGTGCTGATCGTGCTGGCCGCGACGGCCGGCTCGCTGGCCGGGGCGTTGGTGCTCTACTGGGTCGGCGCGGCCCTCGGGGAGGACCGGCTCAAGCACTGGCTCGACCGGCTGCCCCTGGTCGACCTGGACGACCTGGAGAAGGCCGACCGTTGGTTCGAGCGGTACGGCCGCTGGGCGGTGCTGATCGGCCGGGTGGTGCCGGTGGTCCGCAGCCTGGTGTCGGTGCCGGCCGGGGCGAACCGGATGCCGATGGGCGAGTTCGTCCTGCTCACCACGCTGGGCAGCGGGGTGTGGAACGCGCTGATCGTCGGCCTGGGCTACGCGCTCGGCTCCCGTTGGGAGGACGTGGACCGCTACAGCAGCTGGTTCAACTACGCGATCTTCGTGGTCTTCGCTTTCATGATCGCCAGTTGGGCGATGAAGAAGCTGCGCCGGCGGCGGGCCCGGCGGGAGCGGGAGTCGGTGACCTCCGGCCGCTGA
- a CDS encoding chitinase, which yields MTRSRSLVISLVTALAATIGAVWVALPAYAAGPTATFTKTSDWGSGWEGRYTITNGGTSTITGWTLSFDLPAGTTLGTYWDALLTSNGQRHTFTNRSWNGTVAPGAQVSFGFLASGSGVPGNCLLNGAPCGGGTGPSPTPTTPTPTPTTPPPTTPPPTTTPPPPTGDLPKHLLTGYWHNFDNPAVELRLRDVPSEYDIVAVAFGEATTTPGAVTFAVDPGLAASLGGYTDAQFTADVQTLRSRGKKVILSVGGEAGRVAVNDAASATAFADTVHALIRRYGFDGVDIDLENGLNPTYMAQALRALRAKVGPGLIIAMAPQTIDMQNPAAGYFKLALDIRDILTVVNTQFYNSGAMLGCDQNAAYAQGTVNFIVALACIQLENGLRPDQVGLGLPAGPGAAGGGIVAPSVVNAALDCLARGTNCGSFRPPRTYPGIRGAMTWSVNWDVSNGNGFARTVKPHLATLP from the coding sequence ATGACGCGTTCCCGCTCACTGGTCATCTCCCTGGTCACCGCGCTCGCGGCGACCATCGGCGCGGTCTGGGTCGCGCTGCCCGCGTACGCGGCCGGGCCCACCGCCACCTTCACCAAGACGTCCGACTGGGGCAGCGGCTGGGAGGGGAGGTACACCATCACCAACGGCGGGACCAGCACCATCACCGGCTGGACCCTCTCCTTCGACCTGCCCGCCGGGACCACCCTCGGCACCTACTGGGACGCCCTGCTGACCAGCAACGGCCAGCGGCACACCTTCACCAACCGGTCCTGGAACGGCACCGTCGCCCCCGGCGCCCAGGTCTCCTTCGGCTTCCTCGCCAGCGGCTCCGGCGTACCCGGCAACTGCCTGCTCAACGGCGCGCCCTGCGGCGGCGGGACCGGCCCGAGCCCGACGCCCACCACCCCGACGCCGACCCCCACCACCCCGCCGCCGACCACGCCGCCGCCGACCACCACCCCGCCGCCGCCCACCGGCGACCTGCCGAAGCACCTGCTCACCGGCTACTGGCACAACTTCGACAACCCCGCCGTCGAACTGCGGCTGCGCGACGTGCCGAGCGAGTACGACATCGTGGCGGTCGCCTTCGGCGAGGCCACCACCACCCCCGGCGCGGTCACCTTCGCCGTCGACCCGGGACTGGCCGCCTCCCTCGGCGGCTACACCGACGCGCAGTTCACCGCCGACGTGCAGACCCTGCGGTCGCGGGGCAAGAAGGTCATCCTCTCCGTCGGCGGCGAGGCCGGCCGGGTCGCGGTCAACGACGCCGCCTCGGCCACCGCCTTCGCCGACACCGTGCACGCGCTGATCCGCCGGTACGGCTTCGACGGCGTCGACATCGACCTGGAGAACGGCCTCAACCCGACGTACATGGCCCAGGCCCTGCGCGCCCTGCGGGCCAAGGTGGGCCCGGGACTGATCATCGCGATGGCCCCGCAGACCATCGACATGCAGAACCCGGCCGCCGGCTACTTCAAGCTCGCGCTGGACATCCGGGACATCCTCACCGTGGTCAACACGCAGTTCTACAACTCCGGGGCGATGCTCGGCTGCGACCAGAACGCCGCGTACGCCCAGGGGACGGTGAACTTCATCGTCGCGCTGGCCTGCATCCAGCTGGAGAACGGCCTGCGCCCGGACCAGGTCGGCCTGGGCCTGCCCGCCGGCCCCGGCGCGGCCGGCGGCGGCATCGTCGCGCCGAGCGTGGTGAACGCCGCGCTGGACTGCCTGGCGCGCGGCACCAACTGCGGCAGCTTCCGGCCGCCGCGCACCTACCCCGGCATCCGGGGCGCGATGACCTGGTCGGTGAACTGGGACGTCAGCAACGGCAACGGCTTCGCCCGCACGGTCAAGCCGCACCTGGCCACCCTGCCCTGA
- a CDS encoding carbohydrate-binding protein, producing the protein MSPVPAASAAPTVPRRSRRRLALAVTAVAATAALSGVTVTAEAAVPPPPAGWSLMWSDDFTGASGTLPSSANWIIDTGTSYPGGPANWGTGEIQTYTASTANLAHDGAGNLRITPLRDAAGRWTSARIETVRTDFKPPAGGVLAIEGRIQMPNVTGAQAAGYWPAFWALGSPYRGNYQNWPGIGEFDVMENVNGINSVWGVLHCGVAPGGPCDEFNGIGASRACPGATCQSAFHTYRFEWDASVSPQQLRWYVDGQLFHTVSQTRVGEPYWTQMTGHGGYFLLLNVAMGGAFPNGVAGSATPTSATVPGRPMLVDYVAVYRRGGGSTTPPPTTPPPGGVRDAYATVQAESFNAQNGVIVEACAEGGQNIGALRNGDWVRYDNVDFGSTPPRDFVARVASGAAAGVSGLVEVRVDSPTAPPIGSFAIANTGGWQSWRSVPGNVSTVTGRHSVYLTFTSGQPADFVNVNWFTFRR; encoded by the coding sequence ATGAGCCCTGTCCCGGCGGCGTCCGCCGCCCCCACCGTCCCGCGCCGGTCCCGGCGGCGACTCGCCCTCGCCGTCACGGCCGTCGCCGCCACCGCCGCCCTCAGTGGCGTCACCGTCACCGCCGAGGCCGCGGTCCCGCCGCCCCCGGCCGGCTGGAGCCTGATGTGGAGCGACGACTTCACCGGCGCGTCCGGCACCCTGCCGTCCTCGGCCAACTGGATCATCGACACCGGCACCAGCTACCCCGGCGGTCCCGCCAACTGGGGCACCGGCGAGATCCAGACGTACACCGCCAGCACCGCCAACCTGGCCCACGACGGCGCCGGCAACCTGCGGATCACCCCGCTGCGCGATGCCGCCGGACGGTGGACGTCGGCCCGGATCGAGACGGTCCGCACCGACTTCAAGCCACCGGCCGGGGGAGTCCTCGCGATCGAGGGCCGGATCCAGATGCCGAACGTCACCGGCGCGCAGGCCGCCGGGTACTGGCCCGCGTTCTGGGCGCTCGGCTCGCCGTACCGGGGCAACTACCAGAACTGGCCGGGCATCGGCGAGTTCGACGTGATGGAGAACGTCAACGGGATCAACTCCGTCTGGGGGGTGCTGCACTGCGGCGTGGCCCCCGGCGGGCCGTGCGACGAGTTCAACGGCATCGGCGCGTCCCGGGCCTGTCCGGGCGCCACCTGCCAGTCGGCGTTCCACACCTACCGGTTCGAGTGGGACGCCTCGGTCAGCCCGCAGCAACTGCGCTGGTACGTCGACGGACAGCTCTTCCACACCGTGAGCCAGACCCGGGTCGGTGAGCCGTACTGGACCCAGATGACCGGCCACGGCGGCTACTTCCTGCTGCTCAACGTCGCGATGGGCGGCGCGTTCCCGAACGGGGTGGCCGGGTCCGCCACGCCGACCTCGGCCACCGTGCCGGGCCGGCCGATGCTCGTCGACTACGTGGCGGTCTACCGCCGTGGCGGCGGGAGCACCACCCCGCCGCCGACCACCCCGCCCCCGGGTGGAGTGCGGGACGCGTACGCGACCGTCCAGGCCGAGTCCTTCAACGCGCAGAACGGGGTGATCGTCGAGGCGTGCGCCGAGGGCGGGCAGAACATCGGCGCGCTGCGCAACGGCGACTGGGTCCGGTACGACAACGTCGACTTCGGCTCCACCCCGCCGCGCGACTTCGTGGCCCGGGTCGCCTCCGGCGCCGCCGCCGGGGTGAGCGGGCTGGTCGAGGTACGGGTGGACAGCCCGACCGCCCCGCCGATCGGCAGCTTCGCGATCGCCAACACCGGCGGCTGGCAGAGCTGGCGCTCGGTGCCGGGCAACGTCTCCACGGTCACCGGCCGGCACTCGGTCTACCTCACGTTCACCAGCGGCCAGCCGGCCGACTTCGTCAACGTCAACTGGTTCACCTTCCGGCGCTGA
- a CDS encoding YidC/Oxa1 family membrane protein insertase — MLAFSPVHDAVGAAGAAVTWLAGVLAPLTGGAATAAAIVLFTVAVRLLISPLTVAQVRGERRRAALAPDVRRLQQRYADDPAKLQQELFALYRRAGASPVAGCLPALLQAPFFLVMYRLFATGDGNAGLLDETLAGVPLGWHLGDGLSGPVVVVFGVLLVALFGLARVLSRRAKRVLAATGTVAGTPTEGPGAAVLGRLVPLLPYGVVPVALVVPLAAVLYLVTTTGWTVLEQVVLRRPRPQDIDAR, encoded by the coding sequence ATGCTCGCCTTCTCACCCGTGCACGACGCGGTGGGCGCCGCCGGCGCCGCCGTCACCTGGCTCGCCGGCGTGCTCGCGCCGCTGACCGGCGGGGCCGCCACGGCCGCCGCCATCGTCCTGTTCACCGTCGCCGTCCGACTGCTGATCTCGCCGCTCACCGTCGCCCAGGTCCGCGGGGAGCGACGCCGCGCGGCGCTCGCCCCCGACGTCCGCCGGCTCCAGCAGCGGTACGCCGACGACCCGGCGAAGCTCCAGCAGGAGTTGTTCGCCCTCTACCGCCGGGCGGGCGCGTCGCCGGTGGCGGGTTGCCTGCCGGCCCTGCTCCAGGCGCCGTTCTTCCTGGTCATGTACCGCCTCTTCGCCACCGGCGACGGCAACGCCGGGCTGCTCGACGAGACGTTGGCCGGGGTGCCGTTGGGCTGGCACCTCGGCGACGGGCTCTCCGGCCCGGTGGTGGTGGTCTTCGGTGTGCTGCTGGTGGCGTTGTTCGGGCTGGCCCGGGTGCTGTCCCGGCGGGCGAAACGGGTCCTGGCGGCGACCGGGACGGTGGCCGGCACGCCGACCGAGGGGCCGGGGGCGGCCGTCCTGGGCCGGCTGGTGCCGCTGCTGCCGTACGGGGTGGTGCCGGTGGCGCTGGTGGTGCCGCTGGCGGCGGTGCTCTACCTGGTCACCACGACCGGGTGGACCGTGCTGGAGCAGGTGGTGCTCCGCCGTCCTCGCCCCCAGGACATCGACGCTCGTTGA
- a CDS encoding DUF6412 domain-containing protein, whose amino-acid sequence MPGLLVAVAGRWAYALTALTLLADRPAEFLAGAALVAALLLAALVAARPRLHGGAPRAGRWTAGLRERARRRRVPRQVDPDAAGRPRPRAPGGVLPVGWCPAAG is encoded by the coding sequence GTGCCGGGTCTGCTGGTGGCGGTGGCGGGGCGGTGGGCGTACGCGCTCACCGCGCTGACGCTGCTCGCGGACCGTCCGGCCGAGTTCCTGGCCGGCGCGGCCCTGGTGGCCGCGCTGCTGCTCGCGGCGCTGGTCGCGGCCCGGCCCCGCCTGCACGGCGGCGCGCCGCGCGCCGGCCGGTGGACCGCCGGCCTGCGGGAGCGGGCCCGGCGCCGCCGGGTGCCGCGCCAGGTCGATCCGGACGCGGCGGGCCGACCCCGGCCCCGGGCACCGGGAGGCGTCCTCCCGGTCGGGTGGTGTCCGGCCGCGGGCTGA
- a CDS encoding carboxylate-amine ligase → MTSQVAAEVTPTTPEGTDLLTVGVEEEFLLVDPHTGAAVPAVDLVMEQVPPELRGQVEREFQTSQIEIGSPPGLELRSIRHSLGVLRAALADAAERAGVRLLAIGTGPVDGPLPPVVDKPRFDRMIERFRLLVPGPGNNGMHVHVGVPDPETGVQVLNHVRSWLPVLHAVTTNSPFARGEDTGYASWRSIEWEHWPSVAPTPFLASHEHYERLIRQLIASGVMLDEGMLYWYARLSAKYPTVELRIGDVCPSVDDAVLVAALVRALVATALTDIAEGRPAVNTDHHLLVAAHWRAAHDGLEGDGVDLTNGELRPAWELLDRLVDRVRPALEEHGDLAEVTDLLGGLRRHGTGAARQRAVFARTGRLEDVVADVARQTRG, encoded by the coding sequence ATGACCAGCCAGGTGGCGGCCGAGGTGACGCCGACGACCCCGGAGGGCACCGACCTGCTGACCGTCGGGGTCGAGGAGGAGTTCCTGCTCGTCGACCCGCACACCGGCGCCGCGGTGCCCGCCGTCGACCTGGTCATGGAGCAGGTGCCGCCGGAGCTGCGCGGCCAGGTGGAGCGGGAGTTCCAGACCAGCCAGATCGAGATCGGCAGCCCGCCCGGGCTGGAGCTGCGCTCCATCCGGCACTCCCTCGGGGTGCTGCGCGCCGCGCTGGCCGACGCCGCCGAGCGGGCCGGCGTACGGCTGCTCGCCATCGGCACCGGGCCGGTGGACGGCCCCCTCCCGCCGGTGGTCGACAAGCCCCGCTTCGACCGCATGATCGAACGGTTCCGGCTGCTCGTGCCCGGCCCCGGCAACAACGGCATGCACGTGCACGTCGGGGTCCCCGACCCGGAGACCGGCGTGCAGGTGCTCAACCACGTCCGCTCCTGGCTGCCGGTGCTGCACGCGGTCACCACCAACTCCCCCTTCGCCCGCGGCGAGGACACCGGCTACGCGAGCTGGCGGTCGATCGAGTGGGAACACTGGCCGTCGGTCGCCCCCACCCCGTTCCTGGCGTCCCACGAGCACTACGAGCGGCTGATCCGGCAGCTCATCGCCAGCGGCGTGATGCTCGACGAGGGGATGCTCTACTGGTACGCCCGGCTGTCGGCGAAGTACCCGACGGTGGAGCTGCGCATCGGCGACGTCTGCCCGTCGGTCGACGACGCGGTGCTGGTCGCGGCCCTGGTCCGGGCCCTCGTGGCGACCGCCCTGACCGACATCGCCGAAGGGCGGCCGGCCGTCAACACCGACCACCACCTGCTGGTCGCCGCGCACTGGCGGGCGGCCCACGACGGGTTGGAGGGCGACGGCGTCGACCTCACCAACGGCGAGCTGCGCCCCGCCTGGGAGCTGCTGGACCGGCTCGTCGACCGGGTCCGCCCCGCCCTGGAGGAGCACGGTGACCTCGCCGAGGTCACCGACCTGCTCGGCGGGTTGCGCCGGCACGGCACCGGGGCGGCCCGGCAGCGGGCCGTCTTCGCCCGCACCGGCCGGCTGGAGGACGTGGTGGCCGACGTGGCGCGACAGACCCGCGGCTGA